The sequence GCCGGCGCAGTCCAGAGAGCGCCTCGACGGCTCGGGTATCCGCGAGCAGCGTGCGCAGCAGCGACGGGGTGCCCTGCAGGTGCGTGACTCCGGACTCGCTCAGGTGCTCGGCGATGGAGCGGCCGGTGCCGGCGCGGCGACAATCCCTGGCGTGCCAGTCTTTCACCTCGCGCAGCCGGGGCAGGCTGTCGAGCACTGTCTGCGTGGGGATGCCGAAGTCGATGAGGCAGCCCACCTCATCCACGCCCAGGGCATGGAGTTGCTCCACGCGCTCACGCACGGAGCGGGGCGTGCCGAACAGGCCGCTCGTCTCGAAGTATCGCTCGAAGGCGTGACCCGCGAGCCGGTCCAGGTCCGCCTCGGTGGCGGCGTTCATGTCCACGCCCAGGGTGTGTCCCAGGCCGCGCATCAGGTCCGCGGAGCTCTTGAGGTAGTTGCGGAACGGCCGCTCCACCACCGCGCGCACCTGGGCGGCGTCCTCGCCGATGAAGGTGTGCAGCATGAGGGTGACGTGGCCCTCGCCGGGGTGGCCCGCGTCTCGCCACGCCTGGCGGTAGAGGGCGAGCTTCTTCTCCAGGTCCTCCCACGTCTGGCCCAGCAGGTGGGTGAGGACGTTGCAGCCCAGGCGCCCGGCGCTGATGAACGTGTCCGGGTTGCCCGCGGCGGTGAGCCACACCGGCAGCCGCTGCTGGATGGGGCGCGGCCGCAGCGTCACGTCCACCGGCGTGCCCGCGCCGCCGGGGAAGCGCACGGACTCGCCGGCCCAGAGCTTGCGCACCGTCTCCAGTCCCTCCAGCAGATGCTCGCGGCGCCGGGCGTACCGCTCCGGTGCGAAGACGAAGTCATTCGCATGCCAGCCGGAGGCGACGGAGATTCCCACCCGGCCGCCGGAGAGGTTGTCCACGAGCGCCCACTCCTCCGCCACGCGCACCGGGTGGTGCAGCGGCAGCACCACGCTGCCGGCGCGGATGGCCACGTGCTTCGTCACCGCGGCGAGGGCGGCGCTCGCCACCGCGGGGCTGGGGTAGAGCCCGCCGAAGGCGTGGAAGTGACGCTCGGGCGTCCAGACGGCGGCGAAGCCATTCGCGTCCGCGTACTTCGCGCCCTCCATGAGGAGCCGGTAGTGGTCGCCTCCGGCGGCCTCCGCGTCGTCCGCGAAGTAGAAGAGGCTGAAGTCCAGGGGCTCGCGGCGCGTGGCGGAGGCGCGAGCGGGTGTCTTCAGCACCGCGCCGTCGCCCTGCACCACCACTCGGAAGCCCCGCGTCAGCGTCCACAGCAGCTCCAGCACGGAGATGTCGAAGGAGATGCTGGTGACGGCCAGCCACGTCCCCATCGGCTCATGGCCCACACGCCGGTCCATGGCGCTGAAGAAGTTGGCCACGCTCCCATGCGGCACCATGACGCCCTTGGGACGGCCCGTGGAGCCGGAGGTGTAGATGACGTAGGCGAGGTCTTCCGGAGTGGTGCCCGTGTGCGGCGGCCCGAGCGTTCCGCGCGCGAACACCTCCGGCGTGTCCACGAGGACGGTGCGCAGCCCCGCCGTGGGCAGCGCGCCCACCAGCGACGACTGGGTGACGAGCACGCGCGCGCGGGAGTCCTCCAGCATGGAGGCCAGCCGCTCGCGCGGGTAGTCCGGGTCCAGCGGGACGTAGGCGCCACCGGCCTTGAGGATGCCGAGCATCGCCACCACCATGGCGGAGGAGCGCTCCACGCTCAGCCCCACGCGCACGTCCGTCTCCACGCCGTGCTCGCGCAGGTGCCACGCCAGCGCGTCGCTGCGCGCATCCAGCTCCGCGTAGGAGAGCGTCTCGTCGTCGCCCACGACCGCCACGGCCTCTGGCGTGCGGGCCGCCTGGGCGCGGAACTGCGCGTGGATGCAGAGCGCCGCCTCCGGAGAGGCAGGGGGCGTCAGGTCGTTCCAGTCCACGAGCAGCGTGCGCCGCTCCTCCTCGTCGAGGAGGGGCACGTCCGTCACCGGCAGCTCGGGCGCCGCGGCCACGCCTCGCAGCAGCGCCTGGAAGTGGCGGGCCAGCCGCGCGACGGTGTCGGCCGTGAAGAGGTCGGTGCGGTACTCCAGCGCGCCCTCCAGGCCCTCGGGTGTCTCCACCAGCGCGAGCTGCAGGTCGAACTTCGCGGTGCCCTCGACGGCGCCGTCGGGGACGGGCAGCACCGGGCGCCACGTCATCCCGGGCACGTCCATGGACAGCGGCGGCAGGCTCTCCAGGAGGAGGTTCACCTGGAACAGGGGGTTCTCCGCGCCACGGCTCGCGCGGGCCGCGCCCACCACCTCCTCGAAGGGGAGGTCCGCATGTGCCAGCGCCTCGTGGAAGGTGCGGCGCACGCGGCCGATCAGCTCGCGGAAGGCGGGCGCGCCGGACACGTCCATGCGCAACACCACCGTGCTCGCGAGGAACCCCACCACGTCGCGCAGCCCGGGCCGCTCGCGGTTGGCGACGATGGTGCCCAGACCGAAGTCCTCCTGCCCGCTGTAGCGGTGCAGGAGCGAGGCCCACGCTGTCGCCAGCGTGACGAAGAGGGTGCAGCCCTCGCGCCGGCTCAGCGCGCGCAGCTCCTCCGCCAGCGAGCGGGGCAGGGACAGCCGGTGCAGTGCGCCCTGGAACCCCGGCTCCCGGGGACGCGGGAAGTCGGTGGGTAGCTCCAGCCGGGGCAGGTGCTCCAGCCGCCGCGCCCAATACGCCCGCGAGTCGTCGAGCAAAGGACCCACGCCGCGCTGCCACCGGGCATGGTCCACGACGTGGAAGGTGGGAGGCGGCAGGGCGCCGGACGTCCCCGCCACTGCCTCGCCGTACAGCACGGACAGCTCGCGCGCGAGCAGTCCCAACGTCCAGCCGTCGGTGATGATGTGGTGCTGGGTCATCAGCAGCACGTGCTCGGTGTCCGAGAGGGCCACGAGCGCCACTCGCATCAGCGGGCCCTCGCTCAGGCGGAAGGGCTGCTGACCCTGCGCGAGCGCGTGCGCGCGCAGCGCCGCCTCGCGCTCTCCGGGAGGAAGCCCGCGCAGGTCCGCGCGCGGCAGCTCCAGCGCCACGGCCGAGGCCACTGTCTGGCGCGGCTGGCCATCCACCTCCGGGAAGGAGGCGCGCAGCACGGGGTGCCGCCGCAAGAGCTCTTCGAGCGCACGGTGCAGCGCGGACGCGTCGAGCGTTCCCTCCAGGTGGAGCTGGAAGTGGATGTTGTAGAGGGCGCTGCCGGGAACGAGCCGGTCCAGGAACCACAGCCGCTGCTGTCCCGAGGACAGTGGGAGCTCGCCCTCCAGCGGACCCCGCGACAGCGGAGGCAGCGCCCGGGACGTCGCCTCCCGCGCTCCGCGCCAGGCCTCCAGCAGGTGCGCGGCGGTGGCGGCGAGGGTGGGGTGCTGCCACAGGAAGGCCGGTGACAAGGAGAGGCCCAGCTCCGACTCCAACTGCCCGTGCAGCTCCATCGCCATCAGCGAGTCCAGCCCCGCGCCCGCGAGCGACGTCTCCTCGGAGAGGGATTCGGGACGGACGCGCAGCACGCGCGCCAGCGCCTCGCGCAGGAAGGTGGACAGCACCGTCAGTTGCTCGGTCTCCGCCGCCGCTTGCAGCCGCTCCCGCACGGGGACGGCCGGCGCGGAAGGCGCGGCGTGGGGGACGGGCTCGATGCCCACCGAGGAGGCGACGAGCTCCAGCTCACCCGCGAGGTACGCGTCGCGCGTGGCCCGGCGCTGAATCTTCCCGCTCGAAGTCTTCGGAATGCTGCGCGCCGCGAGCAGCATGAGCGCATGCGCATGGACGGCGTGCTCCCGGGCGAGTGTCTCCCGCAACGCCGCGATGACGGCCCGCGCATCGAAGCCCTCGCGCACGTCCACTTCCGTGGCCACCACCAGCTGCTCCTCGCCGTCCCGCTCCACGCAGAAGGCGGCGGTGCAGCCGGGACGCACGGCGGGGTGCGCCTGCTCCACCGTCAGCTCCAAATCACTCGGGTACAGGTTGCGCCCGCGGATGATGAGCAAATCCTTGAGGCGGCCGGTGATGAACAGCTCCCCCTGCGCGGAGAGGAACCCCAGGTCTCCGGTGCGCAGGAACGGGCCCTCGCCGCTGGCGAGCCGGCCGTCGAAGGCGTGCGCCGTGTCCTCGGGCAAATCCCAATACCCCCCCGCCACGCTCGGCCCGGCCACCCAGACCTCGCCCACCTCTCCGGGGGCGCGCTCGACGCGGGTGTCCGGCTGGACGACGAGGAGCCGCTGGTCCGGCGCGCTCCGGCCGGACGACACCAGCTCCCGTGCCGCCGGGCCCTGTGCCGCGGGCACCGCCACGCCCCGCTCCAGCGAGGCCGCTTCGTAGTGGCCCCGGGCATAGGCCGTCCCCTGCGTGCCGCCGGTGACGATGAGCGTCGTCTCCGCCAGGCCGTAGCACGGGTAGAACGCCTCGCGGCGGAAGCCGTGGGGAGCGAAGGTGCGCGCGAAGCGCTCCATCGTCTCGTGGCGCACCGGCTCCGCGCCGTTGAAGGCCAGCTCCCAGCTGCTCAAGTCCAGCCGTGACAGGTCCGCGTCGCGCGCCTTGCGCACGCACAGCTCGAACGCGAAGTTGGGCCCGCCGCTGCACGTGCCCCGGAAGTGCGACACGGCCTCCAGCCACCGCAGCGGTCGCTGCAGGAAGGCGATGGGGGACATCAGCGTGCACTCGAAGCCCAGGTAGAGCGGCTGGAGCACCGTGCCGATGAG comes from Pyxidicoccus parkwaysis and encodes:
- a CDS encoding MupA/Atu3671 family FMN-dependent luciferase-like monooxygenase; the encoded protein is MTSTNSGASIIGSANNLVDLLRLRTGCHGDARLYRFLETGDVDGPTEEWTFAHLDARARSLGAQLQAQGAAGERALLLYPPGLEFVAGFMGCLYAGAIAVPCYPPDPARLDRTLPRLRAIARNCGARFVLTTSGIRDMAELLTPQAPELGALHWVATDEVPLARAEDWRRPEVEASTLAFLQYTSGSTGNPKGVKVSHANILHNESLITRDFNLDASRSRGIGWLPMFHDMGLIGTVLQPLYLGFECTLMSPIAFLQRPLRWLEAVSHFRGTCSGGPNFAFELCVRKARDADLSRLDLSSWELAFNGAEPVRHETMERFARTFAPHGFRREAFYPCYGLAETTLIVTGGTQGTAYARGHYEAASLERGVAVPAAQGPAARELVSSGRSAPDQRLLVVQPDTRVERAPGEVGEVWVAGPSVAGGYWDLPEDTAHAFDGRLASGEGPFLRTGDLGFLSAQGELFITGRLKDLLIIRGRNLYPSDLELTVEQAHPAVRPGCTAAFCVERDGEEQLVVATEVDVREGFDARAVIAALRETLAREHAVHAHALMLLAARSIPKTSSGKIQRRATRDAYLAGELELVASSVGIEPVPHAAPSAPAVPVRERLQAAAETEQLTVLSTFLREALARVLRVRPESLSEETSLAGAGLDSLMAMELHGQLESELGLSLSPAFLWQHPTLAATAAHLLEAWRGAREATSRALPPLSRGPLEGELPLSSGQQRLWFLDRLVPGSALYNIHFQLHLEGTLDASALHRALEELLRRHPVLRASFPEVDGQPRQTVASAVALELPRADLRGLPPGEREAALRAHALAQGQQPFRLSEGPLMRVALVALSDTEHVLLMTQHHIITDGWTLGLLARELSVLYGEAVAGTSGALPPPTFHVVDHARWQRGVGPLLDDSRAYWARRLEHLPRLELPTDFPRPREPGFQGALHRLSLPRSLAEELRALSRREGCTLFVTLATAWASLLHRYSGQEDFGLGTIVANRERPGLRDVVGFLASTVVLRMDVSGAPAFRELIGRVRRTFHEALAHADLPFEEVVGAARASRGAENPLFQVNLLLESLPPLSMDVPGMTWRPVLPVPDGAVEGTAKFDLQLALVETPEGLEGALEYRTDLFTADTVARLARHFQALLRGVAAAPELPVTDVPLLDEEERRTLLVDWNDLTPPASPEAALCIHAQFRAQAARTPEAVAVVGDDETLSYAELDARSDALAWHLREHGVETDVRVGLSVERSSAMVVAMLGILKAGGAYVPLDPDYPRERLASMLEDSRARVLVTQSSLVGALPTAGLRTVLVDTPEVFARGTLGPPHTGTTPEDLAYVIYTSGSTGRPKGVMVPHGSVANFFSAMDRRVGHEPMGTWLAVTSISFDISVLELLWTLTRGFRVVVQGDGAVLKTPARASATRREPLDFSLFYFADDAEAAGGDHYRLLMEGAKYADANGFAAVWTPERHFHAFGGLYPSPAVASAALAAVTKHVAIRAGSVVLPLHHPVRVAEEWALVDNLSGGRVGISVASGWHANDFVFAPERYARRREHLLEGLETVRKLWAGESVRFPGGAGTPVDVTLRPRPIQQRLPVWLTAAGNPDTFISAGRLGCNVLTHLLGQTWEDLEKKLALYRQAWRDAGHPGEGHVTLMLHTFIGEDAAQVRAVVERPFRNYLKSSADLMRGLGHTLGVDMNAATEADLDRLAGHAFERYFETSGLFGTPRSVRERVEQLHALGVDEVGCLIDFGIPTQTVLDSLPRLREVKDWHARDCRRAGTGRSIAEHLSESGVTHLQGTPSLLRTLLADTRAVEALSGLRRLMVGGEALPAALAASLRQHLSADARLLNMYGPTETTIWSSTHTVEGDMEAKGGVVSIGTPLLRTQFYVLDARLQPVPVGVPGELYIGGAGVVRGYLFRPELTAERFVHDPFSPVPGARLYRTGDRARWLANGTVEFLGRVDHQLKVRGFRIEAGEIEAALTAQPSVREAVVVAREDVPGDVRLVAYVVPRPAMTIEPDALRDAVARRLPEYMVPSVVVELPVLPLTPNGKVDRKALPAPTATRATRAAYVAPEGPLEERIAEVWRKVLRVDQVGVHDNFFDLGGHSLLLVQAHAQLKPVLGQELPLLKLLEHPTISALARLARQEPAAAQASFDAAQDRAKRQLEVLKRQRQRSGRKG